The window AACCGGCCATCGGGAGGAAACGGACAGGCTGGTGAAGGTGCTGGAACCCTATGGGCTGATCGAGTTCGTGAGAAGCGCAAGGGTAGCGATCATTAAAGCCAGCAAAGGCTTCCATGAAAAGCTCAAGGAGTTCGAACAGAGGGAGCCGGGTGAAGAGCTGGTGGAAAATGAATACCTCGACAGGCAGGAAGAAGTTTTCACAATGTAAATGAACAAGCAAGCAACAAATAATAATTCCCTTAAAACAACCAACCTGTTCCAAATCCAAAATGGAACGGCAAAAGCAAACGAAAACAAAAACTACAAATTACAGTTATGGCAAAATTGAATTTCGGCGGCACAGTTGAAAACGTTGTAACCCGCGAAGAATTTCCCCTGGAAAAAGCCCAGGAAGTGCTGAAAGATGAAGTAGTGGCAGTTATTGGCTATGGCGTACAAGGTCCCGGCCAGGCACTGAACCAAAAAGAGAACGGCATTAACGTGATCGTTGGCCAAAGAAAGAATTCCAAGAGTTGGGACAAAGCGGTTGCCGATGGATTCGTTCCCGGTGAAACCCTTTTTGAAATAGAAGAAGCCCTGCAACGCGGTACCATTATTTGCTACCTGTTGAGTGATGCAGCTCAGATCGCCATGTGGCCAACCGTTAAGAAATACCTGACCCCCGGAAAGGCCCTCTATTTCTCCCATGGATTTGGCATCACCTATAACCACCAGACAGGAATTGTACCTCCAGCCGATGTGGATGTTTTCCTGGTTGCACCAAAAGGATCAGGCACCTCCCTTCGCAGGATGTTCCTGCAGGGTCGTGGACTGAACAGCAGCTACGCAATTTTCCAGGATGCAACAGGACGTGCTTATGATAGGGTGGTTGCACTGGGTATCGCTATCGGTAGCGGTTACCTGTTTGAAACCGACTTCAAAAAAGAAGTGTACTCAGACCTCACCGGCGAACGTGGAACCCTGATGGGAGCCATCCAGGGTATCTTCGCCGCCCAATACCAGGTGCTGCGCGAAAGAGGCCACTCCCCTTCTGAGGCCTTTAATGAAACCGTTGAAGAACTCACCCAATCCCTGATGCCGCTGGTAGCAGAAAATGGAATGGATTGGATGTATGCCAACTGTTCAACAACGGCCCAGCGTGGCGCCCTCGACTGGTGGAAGAAGTTCCGTGACGCCACCCTTCCTGTGTTCAATGACCTTTATGAGAGCGTTGCCACTGGAAAGGAATCACAGCGTTCCATTGACAGCAACAGTCAGCCAGACTATCGCGCTAAACTGGAAGAAGAACTGAAAGAACTCCGCGAAAGTGAAATGTGGCAGGCAGGACAAACAGTTAGGAGCCTTCGTCCGGAGAACCAGAAAGCAAAAGCCCCCCAGGCTGAAGCTGTAAACTGATAACACGAGACGCAAGGCACAAAACCTTGCGTCTTTTTCTTATTCAAGTCCTTCATGGGCTAATACATTAACGGGAGAGCATAACCAATATGGCAACCAGATCATTACCACTGGATTTTCACAAGGCAGCATTGAGACTGAAGAAGGTAGTGAACCATACACCACTTACCTATAACCATAATTTATCCCGGAAATACAACTGCCATGTATACCTGAAAAGGGAAGACCTGCAGGTAGTACGGAGTTATAAG is drawn from Flavihumibacter rivuli and contains these coding sequences:
- the ilvC gene encoding ketol-acid reductoisomerase; the encoded protein is MAKLNFGGTVENVVTREEFPLEKAQEVLKDEVVAVIGYGVQGPGQALNQKENGINVIVGQRKNSKSWDKAVADGFVPGETLFEIEEALQRGTIICYLLSDAAQIAMWPTVKKYLTPGKALYFSHGFGITYNHQTGIVPPADVDVFLVAPKGSGTSLRRMFLQGRGLNSSYAIFQDATGRAYDRVVALGIAIGSGYLFETDFKKEVYSDLTGERGTLMGAIQGIFAAQYQVLRERGHSPSEAFNETVEELTQSLMPLVAENGMDWMYANCSTTAQRGALDWWKKFRDATLPVFNDLYESVATGKESQRSIDSNSQPDYRAKLEEELKELRESEMWQAGQTVRSLRPENQKAKAPQAEAVN